A single Parabacteroides timonensis DNA region contains:
- a CDS encoding cupin domain-containing protein: MLWCTYTGYQWHTLEVLEAGSVLFEVKDGPYTPLGENDVLK, translated from the coding sequence ATGCTATGGTGTACATATACCGGCTACCAGTGGCATACATTGGAAGTACTGGAAGCCGGTTCTGTATTGTTTGAAGTAAAAGACGGTCCTTATACTCCATTAGGGGAAAACGATGTATTGAAATAA
- a CDS encoding glucosaminidase domain-containing protein yields the protein MTKQNYIKQYLPLAQKAGERFGMNPIILLAQSAIETGWGESSLAVEYNNFFGITAYGRPNPFWDGGRTDLSATGDRPALWFRRYLTAEDSFLDFARLIHSAYPIAATLTFHPEAYAKEIAYSKYISEVNGDNRAAYQRMLVSICRSIERLPAN from the coding sequence ATGACAAAGCAAAATTACATCAAACAGTATCTGCCTCTCGCCCAAAAGGCGGGAGAGCGGTTCGGGATGAATCCGATCATCCTCCTGGCCCAGTCGGCCATTGAAACGGGTTGGGGCGAAAGCTCGCTGGCCGTGGAGTATAACAACTTTTTCGGTATCACTGCCTACGGCCGTCCGAATCCTTTCTGGGATGGTGGCCGCACAGACTTGTCTGCCACAGGAGACCGTCCGGCTCTCTGGTTCCGCCGGTATCTCACTGCCGAAGATAGCTTCCTCGACTTTGCCCGTTTGATCCACTCGGCTTATCCCATAGCCGCAACCCTCACCTTCCATCCCGAAGCCTACGCCAAGGAGATCGCTTACAGCAAATACATCAGCGAAGTAAATGGCGACAACCGCGCTGCTTATCAGCGGATGCTGGTGTCGATCTGCCGGTCAATCGAGCGGTTACCGGCCAATTAA
- a CDS encoding HU family DNA-binding protein has product MLSITNNFQLLIFNFPTMPLKYRLVKRKDMSKGAAEGTELYFAQTSITKKVDLNRICARISKYSTASRGDILLVLDGFITVMNESLADGESIHLGDFGSFRMVAGSKGATTEEEFKTSLFNRAHIVFYPGTMLMNLVRDASFEKWTLPGSVTPPSGGEDDRPVIE; this is encoded by the coding sequence ATGTTATCGATAACCAACAATTTTCAATTATTAATTTTTAATTTCCCGACTATGCCATTAAAGTACAGACTTGTAAAACGCAAGGACATGAGTAAGGGGGCTGCCGAAGGAACCGAGCTCTACTTTGCCCAGACCAGTATTACCAAAAAAGTAGATCTCAACCGTATCTGCGCCCGTATCAGCAAATACAGCACAGCCAGCCGCGGTGATATCCTACTTGTTTTAGACGGTTTTATCACCGTCATGAATGAATCCCTTGCCGATGGCGAATCGATCCATCTGGGCGATTTCGGCAGCTTCCGTATGGTAGCCGGCAGTAAAGGGGCTACTACAGAAGAAGAGTTTAAGACCTCTTTGTTCAACCGTGCTCATATCGTTTTCTATCCGGGAACGATGTTGATGAATCTTGTTCGCGATGCCAGTTTTGAAAAATGGACTCTTCCCGGTTCAGTGACTCCTCCCTCAGGCGGGGAAGACGACCGTCCGGTAATCGAATAA